A genomic stretch from Georgenia muralis includes:
- a CDS encoding GNAT family N-acetyltransferase produces MSARTDPLTAGGQDVLDRWPFWRANAGRFRLLHVWATTSPAAAAPAPAVAHVERGGGTALVGVGRPADLAALLTEVSAPAVVSALLPRGTWDAVDPAARKRIGLRPGRPWDWLTCSAAPPRHPDAGRVRDLGPGPAAAARAQEVLDRAYPEREARADDARRTWVGFDDGAGGLAGVLSALALPGGVHLSAVAVDPAWRRRGVASAMTSEVTRRALVGSGLVHLGTWADNDAARALYLSLGYTVAAELENLHAAPRW; encoded by the coding sequence GTGAGCGCACGGACGGACCCGCTGACGGCCGGCGGCCAGGACGTCCTGGACCGCTGGCCGTTCTGGCGCGCCAACGCAGGGCGGTTCCGCCTGCTCCACGTGTGGGCCACGACGTCCCCGGCCGCCGCCGCGCCCGCGCCGGCGGTCGCGCACGTCGAGCGAGGGGGCGGCACGGCCCTGGTCGGCGTGGGACGGCCCGCCGACCTCGCCGCGCTCCTGACCGAGGTGAGCGCTCCCGCCGTCGTCAGCGCGCTGCTCCCGCGCGGGACGTGGGACGCCGTCGACCCCGCCGCACGGAAGCGGATCGGCCTGCGGCCCGGCCGCCCCTGGGACTGGCTCACGTGCAGCGCCGCGCCGCCACGTCACCCCGACGCCGGACGGGTGCGCGACCTGGGTCCGGGACCGGCGGCCGCCGCCCGGGCGCAGGAGGTGCTCGACCGCGCCTACCCCGAGCGCGAGGCGCGCGCGGACGACGCCAGGAGGACCTGGGTGGGCTTCGACGACGGCGCCGGCGGCCTCGCCGGCGTGCTCTCCGCCCTGGCGCTCCCGGGCGGCGTCCACCTCTCGGCCGTGGCGGTCGATCCCGCCTGGCGACGGCGCGGGGTCGCCTCGGCGATGACCAGCGAGGTCACCCGGCGCGCCCTGGTGGGCAGCGGCCTGGTGCACCTGGGCACCTGGGCCGACAACGACGCCGCGCGGGCCCTGTACCTCTCCCTCGGGTACACCGTCGCCGCGGAGCTGGAGAACCTGCACGCCGCGCCGCGGTGGTGA
- a CDS encoding DEAD/DEAH box helicase, with protein sequence MNDFALSRPEAADDALFEALEISDAVASADQAGAPAEAAPAETAPAAAAPLAKAAVTFADLGLPDDLLAAIEDLGFTVPTDIQAEAIPVLLSGRDVVGVAQTGTGKTAAFGLPLLEAVDAWERSVQALVLTPTRELAMQVSDAIASFAHRTKNLTVLPVYGGSSYIPQLRALKDGAQVVVGTPGRVMDLIERRSLDLSGVRFLVLDEADEMLRMGFAEDVEQIASHVPAGRRTALFSATMPAAIKRVADTHLTDPVRVAVTRPASTTATVRQTYAVVPFRHKVGALARVLATTEADAAIVFVRTKGTVEDVAIELAGRGISAAGLSGDVPQKERERLVERLRNGTLDVLVATDVAARGLDVERIGLVVNFDVPREADSYVHRIGRTGRAGRTGTALTFLTPRERGQLRQIEKLTGSTLEEVTLPTPADVSAHRAGKLFGQVAERRGAGRLEMYREALSAHVEETGADLLEVAAALVALSVGDEGPQRRDDEDDRPRTRREEAVDDEGTFVAARFDEGHTSKHGTRGPAERGGRRQRIAGTRYRVEVGHKDGVQPGAIVGAITGEGGLRGSDLGKIDIFPSFSLVEISGDLSPESARRIGAAKVAGRPLKIRPDDGPRAARPAKREHDRPERRPSRPVGPARRPR encoded by the coding sequence ATGAACGACTTTGCCCTTTCGCGCCCCGAGGCGGCTGACGACGCCCTGTTCGAGGCGCTGGAGATCTCCGACGCCGTGGCGTCCGCCGACCAGGCCGGTGCTCCCGCCGAGGCCGCTCCCGCCGAGACCGCTCCCGCGGCGGCGGCACCGCTCGCCAAGGCGGCGGTGACCTTCGCCGACCTCGGCCTGCCGGACGACCTGCTCGCGGCGATCGAGGACCTCGGCTTCACGGTGCCGACCGACATCCAGGCCGAGGCCATCCCGGTGCTGCTCTCCGGCCGCGACGTCGTCGGCGTGGCCCAGACCGGCACGGGCAAGACCGCCGCCTTCGGGCTGCCGCTGCTCGAGGCGGTCGACGCGTGGGAGCGCTCGGTGCAGGCCCTGGTGCTCACGCCCACCCGCGAGCTCGCCATGCAGGTCTCGGACGCCATCGCGTCCTTCGCCCACCGCACCAAGAACCTCACCGTGCTGCCGGTCTACGGCGGCTCGAGCTACATCCCGCAGCTGCGCGCCCTCAAGGACGGCGCGCAGGTCGTGGTCGGCACCCCCGGCCGCGTGATGGACCTCATCGAGCGCCGCAGCCTGGACCTCTCGGGCGTGCGGTTCCTCGTCCTGGACGAGGCCGACGAGATGCTGCGCATGGGCTTCGCCGAGGACGTCGAGCAGATCGCCTCCCACGTCCCGGCCGGCCGCCGCACCGCGCTGTTCTCCGCCACCATGCCCGCGGCCATCAAGCGCGTGGCCGACACCCACCTCACCGACCCGGTGCGCGTGGCCGTCACCCGGCCGGCGTCCACCACAGCCACCGTGCGCCAGACGTACGCCGTCGTGCCGTTCCGCCACAAGGTGGGTGCGCTCGCCCGCGTGCTGGCCACCACCGAGGCCGACGCGGCGATCGTCTTCGTCCGCACCAAGGGCACCGTCGAGGACGTCGCCATCGAGCTCGCCGGCCGGGGGATCTCCGCCGCCGGTCTGTCCGGCGACGTCCCGCAGAAGGAGCGCGAGAGGCTCGTCGAGCGGCTGCGCAACGGCACGCTGGACGTCCTCGTGGCCACCGACGTCGCTGCCCGCGGCCTCGACGTCGAGCGCATCGGCCTGGTCGTGAACTTCGACGTGCCCCGTGAGGCCGACTCCTACGTCCACCGCATCGGCCGCACCGGCCGCGCCGGTCGGACCGGGACGGCCCTGACCTTCCTCACCCCGCGTGAGCGCGGGCAGCTCCGCCAGATCGAGAAGCTCACCGGCTCCACCCTCGAGGAGGTCACGCTCCCGACGCCGGCGGACGTCTCCGCGCACCGAGCCGGCAAGCTCTTCGGCCAGGTCGCCGAACGCCGCGGTGCCGGCCGCCTGGAGATGTACCGCGAGGCGCTGAGCGCGCACGTCGAGGAGACCGGTGCCGACCTGCTCGAGGTCGCCGCCGCTCTCGTGGCCCTGTCCGTCGGTGACGAGGGTCCGCAGCGCCGTGACGACGAGGACGACCGCCCGCGCACTCGTCGCGAGGAGGCCGTGGACGACGAGGGCACCTTCGTCGCCGCCCGCTTCGACGAGGGCCACACGTCCAAGCACGGGACCCGCGGCCCGGCCGAGCGTGGCGGCCGCCGCCAGCGCATCGCCGGTACCCGCTACCGCGTCGAGGTCGGGCACAAGGACGGCGTCCAGCCCGGCGCGATCGTCGGTGCGATCACCGGTGAGGGCGGCCTGCGCGGCTCCGACCTGGGCAAGATCGACATCTTCCCCAGCTTCTCGCTCGTGGAGATCTCCGGGGACCTCTCCCCCGAGTCGGCCCGTCGCATCGGGGCCGCCAAGGTGGCCGGCCGGCCGCTGAAGATCCGCCCGGACGACGGCCCGCGCGCCGCCCGGCCAGCGAAGCGGGAGCACGACCGTCCCGAGCGTCGGCCCTCGCGGCCGGTCGGCCCCGCCCGCCGCCCCCGCTGA
- a CDS encoding dynamin family protein, whose amino-acid sequence MSLTLPSGTGDGARAVLGALGELREILRGVHLPLDVEGAALARQDRQEVLDQLSDYVIPRYEQLEAPLLAVVGGSTGAGKSTLVNALLREQVTAASAIRPTTRRPLLVHHPDDAAWFTDDRILPGLARVHVGPGAPPSPATGTAGHEIELRASAALPPGLALLDAPDIDSVVSENRQLAGQLLAAADLWVFVTTAARYGDAVPWALLTEAADRRIVVAVVLDRVPAGVSAEVRHDLAERLEEEGLGRAPLFVIGETVLGPDGLLPGADVAALQGWLHGIAADAGSRASVARQTLGGAVDAALGRATLVAEGTHAQTAALVQLAGRVDEAYAQAHHRIMTATADGAMLRGEVLARWQEFVGTGEFFRSVEAQVGRLRDRIGSFFRGRPVPTEQVEEAIETGLQTVLVAEAERAAADVDHAWRREPGARGVLATATASLAPEAELYDAASAQVRGWQSGLLAMVRDEGADKRFTARMLSFGVNGLGIALMIVMFASTAGLTGAEIAIAGGTAVVAQKLLEAVFGDDAVRKMTKNARDDLHTRAGQFLADQAEAYRQALATLEIDPSATDRIGAAVTAVRAARRAEAGL is encoded by the coding sequence ATGAGCCTGACCCTGCCCTCGGGGACGGGCGACGGCGCTCGCGCGGTCCTCGGCGCCCTGGGCGAGCTGCGCGAGATCCTGCGCGGCGTGCACCTGCCGCTCGACGTCGAGGGCGCCGCGCTCGCGCGACAGGACCGCCAGGAGGTGCTCGACCAGCTCTCCGACTACGTCATCCCGCGCTACGAGCAGCTCGAGGCGCCGCTGCTCGCCGTCGTCGGCGGGTCCACCGGGGCGGGGAAGTCGACCCTCGTCAACGCGCTCCTGCGCGAGCAGGTCACGGCGGCCTCCGCGATCCGCCCCACCACCCGCCGGCCGCTCCTCGTCCACCACCCCGACGACGCCGCCTGGTTCACCGACGACCGGATCCTGCCCGGCCTCGCCCGCGTGCACGTGGGACCGGGCGCCCCGCCGAGCCCGGCCACGGGGACGGCCGGCCACGAGATCGAGCTGCGGGCCTCCGCCGCCCTGCCGCCGGGCCTGGCACTGCTCGACGCCCCGGACATCGACTCCGTCGTCAGCGAGAACCGCCAGCTCGCCGGCCAGCTCCTCGCGGCGGCCGACCTGTGGGTCTTCGTCACGACGGCTGCGCGCTACGGCGACGCGGTCCCGTGGGCGCTGCTCACCGAGGCCGCCGACCGCCGGATCGTCGTGGCCGTCGTCCTGGACCGCGTCCCCGCCGGCGTGAGCGCCGAGGTGCGCCACGACCTGGCCGAGCGGCTGGAGGAGGAGGGCCTGGGCCGGGCCCCGCTCTTCGTCATCGGCGAGACCGTGCTCGGCCCGGACGGCCTCCTCCCCGGCGCCGACGTCGCCGCCCTGCAGGGGTGGCTGCACGGCATCGCCGCCGACGCCGGATCGCGGGCCTCCGTCGCGCGTCAGACCCTCGGCGGCGCCGTCGACGCCGCGCTGGGCCGCGCCACCCTCGTCGCGGAGGGCACGCACGCCCAGACCGCCGCCCTCGTCCAGCTCGCCGGGCGGGTCGACGAGGCCTACGCCCAGGCGCACCACCGCATCATGACCGCCACCGCCGACGGGGCCATGCTCCGCGGCGAGGTCCTGGCCCGGTGGCAGGAGTTCGTCGGCACCGGTGAGTTCTTCCGGTCCGTCGAGGCCCAGGTGGGCCGCCTGCGCGACCGGATCGGCAGCTTCTTCCGGGGCCGGCCGGTCCCCACCGAGCAGGTCGAGGAGGCCATCGAGACGGGTCTGCAGACCGTCCTCGTGGCCGAGGCCGAACGGGCCGCCGCCGACGTCGACCACGCGTGGCGCCGCGAGCCGGGCGCCCGCGGCGTCCTCGCCACCGCGACCGCGTCCCTCGCCCCCGAGGCCGAGCTCTACGACGCCGCCTCCGCGCAGGTGCGCGGCTGGCAGTCGGGGCTGCTGGCGATGGTGCGGGACGAGGGCGCCGACAAGCGGTTCACCGCCCGGATGCTCTCCTTCGGCGTCAACGGCCTGGGCATCGCGCTCATGATCGTCATGTTCGCCTCGACGGCCGGCCTGACCGGCGCCGAGATCGCCATCGCCGGCGGCACCGCCGTCGTGGCGCAGAAGCTCCTGGAGGCGGTCTTCGGTGACGACGCGGTGCGGAAGATGACGAAGAACGCCCGCGACGACCTCCACACCCGTGCCGGCCAGTTCCTCGCCGACCAGGCCGAGGCGTACCGGCAGGCGCTGGCCACGCTGGAGATCGACCCGTCGGCGACGGACCGGATCGGCGCGGCGGTCACCGCCGTGCGGGCCGCCCGCCGGGCGGAGGCGGGCCTGTGA
- the aspS gene encoding aspartate--tRNA ligase yields the protein MLRTHAAGSLRASDIGTTVTLAGWVDRRRDHGGVAFIDLRDASGIAQVVIRDEAVAHELRSEFVLQVTGEVARRPEGNANPNLPTGGIEVIAADVEVLNTAAALPFQVSEHAEDAGQVGEEARLRYRYLDLRRKAPSHALRLRAKVNQAARRVLDDQGFVEIETPTLTRSTPEGARDFLVPARLSPGSWYALPQSPQLFKQLLMVAGMERYYQIARCYRDEDFRADRQPEFTQLDVEMSFVDQDDVIAVAEQVLAELWRLVGHEIDRPIPRMTYLEAMRRYGTDKPDLRFGLELTDLTEYFKDTPFRVFQSPYVGAVVMPGGASQPRRTFDAWQDWARSRGAKGLAYVTIGEDGTLGGPVAKNISEAERTGLAEAVGAQPGDNVFFAAGRASDARALLGATRLEIGRRVGLIDENAWSFVWIVDAPLFKPTGEDDDVDLGHSAWTAVHHAFTSPTPEWVDRFEESPGEALAYAYDIVCNGNEIGGGSIRIHRRDVQERVFAVMGIGEAEAQEKFGFLLDAFKFGAPPHGGIAFGWDRIVSLLTHSDSIRDVIAFPKSGGGYDPLTRAPAPITPEQRKEAGVDAPAEPAPGGPASPVA from the coding sequence GTGCTCCGCACCCACGCGGCAGGATCCCTGCGCGCCTCCGACATCGGCACCACCGTGACCCTGGCCGGCTGGGTCGACCGCCGCCGCGACCACGGCGGCGTCGCCTTCATCGACCTGCGCGACGCCTCGGGCATCGCGCAGGTGGTCATCCGTGACGAGGCGGTCGCCCACGAGCTGCGCAGCGAGTTCGTCCTCCAGGTGACCGGGGAGGTCGCCCGGCGGCCCGAGGGCAACGCGAACCCCAACCTGCCCACCGGCGGGATCGAGGTCATCGCGGCCGACGTCGAGGTCCTCAACACCGCCGCCGCGCTGCCCTTCCAGGTCTCCGAGCACGCCGAGGACGCCGGTCAGGTGGGGGAGGAGGCGCGCCTGCGCTACCGCTACCTGGACCTGCGCCGGAAGGCGCCGTCGCACGCGCTGCGGCTGCGCGCCAAGGTCAACCAGGCCGCCCGCCGGGTCCTGGACGACCAGGGCTTCGTCGAGATCGAGACACCCACGCTGACGCGGTCCACCCCGGAGGGGGCGCGCGACTTCCTCGTGCCGGCGCGACTCTCGCCGGGCTCCTGGTACGCCCTGCCGCAGTCGCCGCAGCTGTTCAAGCAGCTGCTCATGGTCGCCGGCATGGAGCGCTACTACCAGATCGCGCGCTGCTACCGCGACGAGGACTTCCGCGCCGACCGCCAGCCCGAGTTCACCCAGCTCGACGTCGAGATGAGCTTCGTGGACCAGGACGACGTCATCGCCGTTGCCGAGCAGGTCCTGGCCGAGCTGTGGCGCCTCGTCGGCCACGAGATCGACCGCCCCATCCCGCGGATGACCTACCTCGAGGCCATGCGCCGCTACGGCACCGACAAGCCGGACCTGCGCTTCGGCCTGGAGCTGACCGACCTCACCGAGTACTTCAAGGACACCCCGTTCCGGGTGTTCCAGAGCCCCTACGTCGGCGCCGTCGTCATGCCGGGCGGCGCCTCGCAGCCGCGCCGGACCTTCGACGCGTGGCAGGACTGGGCCAGGTCCCGCGGCGCCAAGGGTCTGGCGTACGTGACGATCGGCGAGGACGGCACCCTCGGCGGGCCCGTGGCCAAGAACATCTCCGAGGCCGAGCGGACGGGGCTGGCCGAGGCGGTCGGCGCCCAGCCGGGTGACAACGTCTTCTTCGCCGCGGGCCGCGCCTCCGACGCCCGGGCGCTCCTCGGCGCCACCCGGCTGGAGATCGGCCGGCGGGTCGGGCTCATCGACGAGAACGCGTGGTCCTTCGTGTGGATCGTCGACGCCCCCCTGTTCAAGCCGACGGGCGAGGACGACGACGTCGACCTGGGCCACAGCGCCTGGACCGCCGTCCACCACGCCTTCACCTCCCCGACGCCGGAGTGGGTCGACCGGTTCGAGGAGAGCCCGGGGGAGGCCCTGGCGTACGCGTACGACATCGTCTGCAACGGCAACGAGATCGGTGGCGGCTCCATCCGTATCCACCGCCGCGACGTCCAGGAGCGGGTCTTCGCGGTCATGGGCATCGGTGAGGCGGAGGCGCAGGAGAAGTTCGGCTTCCTCCTCGACGCGTTCAAGTTCGGGGCCCCGCCGCACGGCGGCATCGCGTTCGGCTGGGACCGGATCGTCTCGCTCCTGACGCACTCGGACTCCATCCGCGACGTCATCGCCTTCCCCAAGTCCGGCGGCGGGTACGACCCGCTCACGCGGGCGCCCGCGCCCATCACCCCCGAGCAGCGCAAGGAGGCCGGCGTGGACGCACCGGCCGAGCCGGCGCCCGGGGGTCCCGCGTCCCCGGTGGCGTGA
- a CDS encoding GTPase, with the protein MLRRRREVDHAATLPQDLATLRSAVGIGEPHLPSNVVEGARSLVLRADQRQNLAAGRTVVALLGATGSGKSSLFNALVGRPVSRVAATRPTTARPLAAVWGPDDAGDLLDWLGVPDRTRAGDGAADADAALRRLPARRASTASPDGLVLLDLPDIDSTAEDHRRIASRMASAVDVLVWVLDPQKYADAIVHRDYLAPMAAHADVTVVVLNQVDTLEPGEREGILRDLAGILARDGLRGVPVLPVSARTGEGVAELRERIDSVVASTRAAQLRLAADVRTAAAHLLRAAEVTPDGEPVTGVEPRQSARLIEAAARAAGVDAVQDAVRGSYVRAARRHVGWPPVRWLARLRPDPMRRLHLEKQAPEARLARTSLPGPTPVQEAAVRSAAHAMASTATRHLPDSWRADVLQDTEARVPALVDSLDQQVGAAELEQTRRPAWWRVLGFLQWLFLAAAIAGGLWLAALAVMGYLQLPAPETPVAGPLPWPTVLLGGGVVVGLLLALVGGVAARVGARRRSRRVARRLREVVAATVREQVVEPLEGELADFARFWRELTSLAR; encoded by the coding sequence ATGCTCCGCCGGCGCCGCGAGGTCGACCACGCCGCGACGCTCCCGCAGGACCTCGCCACGCTGCGCTCCGCCGTCGGCATCGGTGAGCCGCACCTGCCCTCGAACGTCGTCGAGGGCGCCCGGTCCCTCGTCCTGCGCGCCGACCAGCGCCAGAACCTCGCCGCCGGCCGGACGGTCGTGGCCCTGCTCGGCGCGACGGGGTCGGGGAAGTCCTCGCTGTTCAACGCCCTCGTCGGGCGGCCGGTCTCGCGGGTCGCGGCCACCCGGCCCACGACGGCCCGGCCGCTGGCGGCGGTGTGGGGCCCGGACGACGCCGGCGACCTGCTCGACTGGCTCGGCGTGCCCGACCGTACCCGTGCCGGCGACGGAGCCGCCGACGCCGACGCGGCCCTGCGCCGTCTGCCCGCCCGGCGCGCGTCGACGGCGAGCCCGGACGGGCTGGTGCTCCTCGACCTGCCCGACATCGACTCCACCGCGGAGGACCACCGCCGCATCGCCTCGCGCATGGCCTCGGCCGTCGACGTCCTTGTGTGGGTCCTGGACCCGCAGAAGTACGCCGACGCGATCGTCCACCGCGACTACCTCGCCCCGATGGCCGCGCACGCCGACGTCACCGTCGTCGTCCTCAACCAGGTGGACACCCTCGAGCCGGGGGAGCGGGAGGGGATCCTCCGCGACCTCGCGGGCATCCTCGCGCGCGACGGTCTGCGCGGGGTGCCCGTCCTGCCGGTCTCCGCACGCACCGGCGAGGGGGTGGCCGAGCTGCGCGAGCGGATCGACTCCGTCGTCGCCTCGACCCGGGCCGCCCAGCTGCGCCTGGCCGCGGACGTGCGCACGGCCGCGGCGCACCTGCTCCGCGCCGCCGAGGTGACCCCGGACGGGGAGCCCGTGACGGGCGTGGAGCCGCGCCAGAGCGCCCGGCTCATCGAGGCCGCGGCCCGCGCCGCCGGGGTGGACGCCGTGCAGGACGCCGTCCGCGGCAGCTACGTCAGGGCCGCGCGCCGGCACGTGGGCTGGCCCCCCGTGCGCTGGCTGGCCCGGCTGCGGCCGGACCCGATGCGCCGCCTGCACCTGGAGAAGCAGGCGCCCGAGGCGCGCCTGGCGCGCACCTCCCTGCCCGGACCGACGCCGGTGCAGGAGGCCGCGGTGCGCTCGGCCGCGCACGCGATGGCGTCCACGGCCACGCGGCACCTGCCGGACTCCTGGCGGGCGGACGTCCTGCAGGACACCGAGGCCCGCGTACCGGCGCTCGTGGACTCCCTCGACCAGCAGGTCGGCGCGGCCGAGCTCGAGCAGACCCGGCGCCCCGCCTGGTGGCGGGTGCTGGGGTTCCTCCAGTGGCTCTTCCTCGCCGCGGCCATCGCCGGCGGCCTGTGGCTGGCGGCGCTCGCTGTGATGGGTTACCTCCAGCTCCCGGCGCCGGAGACCCCGGTGGCCGGCCCGCTGCCGTGGCCGACCGTGCTGCTCGGCGGCGGGGTGGTCGTGGGACTGCTGCTCGCGCTCGTGGGCGGCGTCGCCGCGCGTGTCGGGGCGCGCAGGCGGTCCCGCCGGGTGGCCCGACGCCTGCGCGAGGTGGTCGCCGCGACCGTGCGTGAGCAGGTGGTCGAGCCCCTCGAGGGTGAGCTCGCCGACTTCGCGCGGTTCTGGCGCGAGCTGACGTCGCTCGCGCGCTGA
- the hisS gene encoding histidine--tRNA ligase yields MARTSSLSGFPEWLPDGRVVEQHVLDSLRRTFELHGFAGIETRAVEPLSQLLRKGETSKEVYLLQRLQEESDDAGEVDAERRLGLHFDLTVPFARYVLEHAGQLAFPFKRYQIQKVWRGERPQDGRFREFTQADIDVVGADTLPFHYEVELPLVMAEALTALPIPPVRVSVNNRKVAQGFYEAIGLEDVEGTLRTIDKLDKVGPEGVARLLMDEVGATPEQAAHALELADISGTDASVADQVLALGARSPLLDEGLGELVALLEAAHELSPGTVVADLKIARGLDYYTGSVYETTLLGHEDLGSICSGGRYDSLASDGRRTYPGVGLSIGVSRLLARLLRDDLATATRPVPSAVLVAVTDEEHRRGSDRVARRLRARGIPTDVAPVAAKYGKQIRYADRRGIPFVWFPGADGDEVKDIRSGEQVPADAGTWAPPENDLLPRVVRADPAAAR; encoded by the coding sequence ATGGCACGCACGTCCTCCCTCTCCGGCTTCCCCGAGTGGCTCCCCGACGGCCGGGTCGTCGAGCAGCACGTGCTCGACTCGCTCCGCCGCACCTTCGAGCTCCACGGGTTCGCCGGCATCGAGACGCGCGCCGTCGAGCCGCTGTCCCAGCTGCTGCGCAAGGGTGAGACGTCCAAGGAGGTCTACCTCCTCCAGCGCCTCCAGGAGGAGTCCGACGACGCGGGCGAGGTCGACGCCGAGCGCCGCCTCGGCCTGCACTTCGACCTCACCGTCCCGTTCGCCCGGTACGTGCTCGAGCACGCCGGACAGCTCGCGTTCCCCTTCAAGCGCTACCAGATCCAGAAGGTGTGGCGAGGCGAGCGCCCTCAGGACGGCCGGTTCCGCGAGTTCACGCAGGCCGACATCGACGTCGTCGGCGCCGACACCCTGCCCTTCCACTACGAGGTCGAGCTGCCGCTGGTGATGGCCGAGGCCCTCACGGCGCTGCCGATCCCTCCTGTCCGGGTGAGCGTCAACAACCGCAAGGTCGCCCAGGGCTTCTACGAGGCCATCGGGCTGGAGGACGTCGAGGGGACCCTGCGCACCATCGACAAGCTGGACAAGGTCGGCCCCGAAGGTGTCGCCCGGCTGCTCATGGACGAGGTCGGCGCCACGCCGGAGCAGGCTGCGCACGCCCTCGAGCTGGCCGACATCTCCGGGACGGACGCCTCGGTCGCCGACCAGGTCCTCGCGCTCGGGGCCCGCTCGCCCCTCCTCGACGAGGGCCTCGGTGAGCTCGTGGCCCTTCTCGAGGCCGCGCACGAGCTCTCCCCGGGCACCGTGGTGGCGGACCTGAAGATCGCGCGCGGGCTCGACTACTACACCGGCAGCGTCTACGAGACGACGCTCCTGGGCCACGAGGACCTCGGCTCCATCTGCTCCGGGGGACGCTACGACTCCCTCGCCTCGGACGGCCGGCGCACCTACCCGGGGGTGGGCCTGTCCATCGGGGTCTCCCGGCTGCTGGCTCGGCTCCTGCGCGACGACCTGGCGACGGCGACGCGACCGGTGCCGAGCGCCGTCCTCGTCGCCGTGACCGACGAGGAGCACCGCCGGGGCTCGGACCGGGTGGCCCGCCGGCTGCGCGCCCGGGGGATCCCCACCGACGTCGCGCCCGTGGCGGCCAAGTACGGCAAGCAGATCCGCTACGCCGACCGCCGCGGCATCCCGTTCGTCTGGTTCCCCGGTGCCGACGGCGACGAGGTCAAGGACATCCGCTCGGGCGAGCAGGTCCCGGCCGACGCCGGCACCTGGGCCCCGCCCGAGAACGACCTCCTGCCCCGCGTCGTCCGGGCCGACCCCGCGGCGGCCCGATGA
- a CDS encoding MFS transporter, with protein MSERRPATATTTGGPDVVRLLLVASVSLITLVAFENLAVTTVMPSVAADLDGLRLYAVASGAPLAAQLVATAVGGAWSDARGPRGALVGGVLLFCAGLVVAGLAPGMEVLAAGRAVQGFGGGLLIVPLYVLVGSMVPAPRQPRFFAAFAVAWVFPGLVGPGIAGFVAQEWSWRWVFLAVPVLTLGASVVLLPLLRHLPGQPDRPDEARPRARRLVVAATGAGLAAAALQVAGADGGAAGLLLAVAGGAVLVLTLPVLLPAGTVRLRAGVPSAVATRGLLNATFLSAETFLPLLLVREHGWSVAQAGLVLTVASVTWATGSWIQGRVSDEELRRRLLWVGPLTLALGTLVTAGATVEGAPGWVVVVGWTIAGGGMGLVFPAVSVLVLQRTPAHRHGRISSSLQVADALGAALGLAASGGLFIALVGRGGTLAYLAGLLLAVVVALLATLAGARAGQRGEDETDDPPGGSERRVADDADLPADGAPLPGG; from the coding sequence GTGAGCGAGCGGCGGCCGGCTACGGCGACGACGACGGGCGGCCCCGACGTCGTGCGGCTGCTCCTGGTCGCCTCCGTCTCGCTCATCACCCTGGTCGCGTTCGAGAACCTCGCGGTGACCACGGTGATGCCGAGCGTCGCGGCGGACCTCGACGGGCTCCGGCTCTACGCGGTGGCCTCCGGCGCGCCGCTGGCGGCGCAGCTCGTCGCGACCGCCGTCGGGGGCGCGTGGTCCGACGCCCGCGGTCCGCGCGGCGCGCTCGTCGGCGGGGTCCTGCTGTTCTGCGCGGGGCTGGTCGTGGCCGGCCTGGCGCCCGGCATGGAGGTCCTGGCCGCCGGCCGGGCCGTACAGGGGTTCGGCGGCGGGCTGCTCATCGTCCCGCTGTACGTGCTGGTCGGCTCGATGGTGCCGGCGCCGCGGCAGCCGAGGTTCTTCGCCGCCTTCGCCGTGGCCTGGGTGTTCCCCGGCCTCGTGGGTCCGGGGATCGCGGGGTTCGTCGCCCAGGAGTGGTCGTGGCGATGGGTCTTCCTCGCCGTGCCGGTGCTCACCCTCGGTGCCTCGGTCGTGCTCCTGCCGCTGCTGCGGCACCTGCCCGGTCAGCCCGACCGGCCCGACGAGGCCCGTCCGCGGGCACGGCGGCTGGTGGTCGCCGCCACCGGGGCGGGGCTCGCGGCGGCGGCCCTGCAGGTCGCCGGTGCCGACGGCGGCGCGGCGGGCCTGCTCCTCGCCGTCGCCGGGGGGGCGGTCCTCGTCCTCACGCTCCCGGTCCTCCTGCCGGCCGGGACGGTGCGGCTGCGCGCCGGGGTGCCCTCCGCCGTCGCGACCCGCGGGCTCCTCAACGCCACGTTCCTCAGCGCCGAGACGTTCCTGCCGCTGCTCCTCGTGCGCGAGCACGGGTGGTCCGTGGCCCAGGCCGGCCTGGTCCTCACCGTCGCGTCGGTCACCTGGGCGACCGGCTCGTGGATCCAGGGCCGGGTCAGCGACGAGGAGCTGCGCCGCCGTCTGCTCTGGGTGGGGCCGCTGACGCTCGCCCTGGGCACCCTCGTCACCGCCGGGGCCACGGTCGAGGGGGCACCGGGGTGGGTGGTGGTCGTGGGCTGGACGATCGCCGGGGGCGGGATGGGCCTGGTGTTCCCCGCGGTCAGCGTCCTGGTCCTCCAGCGCACGCCCGCGCACCGGCACGGCCGGATCAGCTCCTCGCTCCAGGTCGCCGACGCCCTCGGGGCCGCGCTGGGGCTGGCCGCGTCGGGCGGGCTGTTCATCGCGCTCGTGGGGCGGGGCGGCACGCTCGCGTACCTCGCTGGGCTCCTCCTCGCCGTCGTGGTGGCGCTCCTGGCCACGCTGGCGGGGGCACGGGCTGGGCAGCGCGGCGAGGACGAGACCGACGACCCGCCCGGCGGGTCCGAGCGGCGCGTCGCCGACGACGCGGACCTCCCCGCGGACGGCGCCCCGCTCCCGGGCGGCTGA